The Lathyrus oleraceus cultivar Zhongwan6 chromosome 5, CAAS_Psat_ZW6_1.0, whole genome shotgun sequence genome includes the window TGGATTTGGACTCAACATGGAGAAGTAGAGCTCAATGTTAATACAAGGAATGATTCAAATAGTAGTGAGCATGTGCATCATGATGACCAAATTGAGGCAATGAATCAGATGGTGTATGATGCTTTTAGGCCTTATGGAGTATTCTCTCACGTGAATGATAACATAGAAGTTGAGGAATATACGGAGGATGAGTTTCCCAACGAAGATGCCAAACGATTTTATGACAAGTTGATATCTTTCAACAAGCCCATTTATGAGGGAGCTACCCAATCAATATTATCAATATCTACTCAACTTCTTGAAATTAGGTCTAATTGGCATGTACCACAAAAAGGTTTAGATTTTGTTGCACAAATGCTTAAAAGTGTATGTCCAGTTCAAAAATGCTTGCCCGAGAACTATTACCAAGCAACACAGTTGGTATCTAAGTTAGGGCTAAAGGTTGAGAAGATTGATTGTTGTAAGAATGGTTGTATGTTATATTACAAGGATGATAGCAATCTATCAGAGTGCAAATTTTGTAATGCTCCTAGGTTCATTCCTCGCAAGACTGGAATGGGAAAGTACAAAGATATCCCAGTGAAGAGAATGTTCTACTTCCCAATCATTCCCAGATTACAAAGATTGTATGCATCAACTGAGTCGGCAAGTGAAATGAGATGGCATCACATGAACAAAAATAGTTCCAACATCCTTCGCCACCCGTCAGATGGAAAAGCATGGAAACATTTTGATAGTGTATATCCTGACTTTTCTAGGGAACCCAGAAATGTAAGGTTGGGTCTGTGCTCAAATGGTTTTACTCCTTACATTCAAGCGTCTGCTTCTCCATACTCATGTTGGCCAATAATAGTTACTCCGTATAATCTCCCCCCTGAAATGTGCATGACCAAACCATACTTGTTTTTGGCATGCCTCATACCCGGACCTAAAAACCCTAAATTAAAGATAGATGTCTACTTGCAACCATTGATTGATGATCTACAACGATTGTGGTCCAATGGAATATTGACCTATGATATATCTACAAAATAAAACTTCATCATGAAAGCCTGCTTGATGTGgacaattaatgattttccagccTATGGTATGTTATCTGGATGGGGAACACAAGGTAAattggcatgccctcattgtATGGAACACACTGATGCTTTCACCTTGAAAAGTGGCCATAAGAATTCCTGGTTTGACTGTCATCGTCGTTTCTTGCCATCTAATCACTCCTTCAGAAGGAGTAAAAGAAGTTTCCTAAAAAATAGGGTTGTGACCAATGAGCCACCTCCCATTTCCACAGGGAAAGATATATGGGCGGTAATAAGTAATTTTCCAAAAGTTACTGAAATTGGATGGGAGGCGAAATGGAAAGAATTCGAAGGGTATGGAGTGGATCACAATTGGAAAAAGCGAAGTATTTTTTGGGATCTCCCATATTGGAAGGATAACTTGTTAAGGCATAACCTCGATGTGATGCACATAGAAAAAAATGTCTTCGATAATATATTTAATACTGTCATGAATGTTAAGGATAAAACAAAGGATAATGAAAAGGCAAGAGAATACTTGGCTAAATTATGCTTTCGCGGGGACTTGGAGCTCCAACCCTTAGAAAACGGAAAGAATGGTAAACCAAAGGCTAGTTACACTCTAACCAAATCTGAAGCCAAGTTGGTTTGTAAATGGCTTAAGGAATTGAGAATGCCAGATGGCTATGCTTCAAACCTCAGTAGGTGTGCCAATGTAGAAAAGGGTACGGTGCATGGGATGAAGAGCCATGATTGTCATGTTTTCATGGAATGTTTACTCCCAATTGCATTCCATTCATTGCCAGATTTGGTTTGGAAACCATTAACTGAGCTAAGTCGATTCTTTAAAGATCTTTGTTGCAATACATTGAGGATGGACGACTTAATTAAGTTGGATGAGAATATTCCAATTATCATATGCAAGTTGGAAAGGATTTTTCCACCAGGTTTCTTTGACTCAATGGAGCATCTTCCAATCCATCTTGCCAAAGAAGCAATTCTAGGTGGTCCAGTACAGTACCGATGGATGTATCCATTCGAAAGGTAATTGTTGTGGTTGATTTTATTAAGTTATTGCATGTTTATCATAAATTAATAAACGTGGAATGATTGAATGTGCAGATTTATGGGAGTCTCAAAGAGGGCAGTGACAAATAAGGCTAGAGTTGAAGGTTCCATATGCAGTGATTATATACATCGCGAGACAAATTACTTTTGCTCTCATTATTTCAACTCTTTCCGTTTGTTGCCAACCATAAATCTTAGTAACAAACCTCATTTAGACAATGATGACATTCTACCTACAATGTCCATTCTACAAAGTGGCGGTCGACCAAGTGGGAAGTCACGAAAATATTTTCTATCTGATAAGGAATGGAAGTCTTCACATGTGCATGTCTTGATAAATTGTGATGAGGTTAAACCATATCTTGAGTAAGTGTGCATCATAATATATTCAATCAAATTATTGATGCATATCATAATAGATATTTACTTATGAATCGTGTGATTTATTTCAGCATATTCTTAGAGAACCACTCTCTAGATATAGAAGATTCATCTGGGCGCATACATATAGAGTTTCCCATATGGCTGAAGAAATATGTAAATGAGGAGACAAATGGAGTTACTAACCAAGATATAATTGCCTTGTCTCGTAGTCCTGCATCAATGGCCATATCATGGAACATGTATTTTATCAATGGGTACAAGTTTCATACTGAAGAATGGAGCAAAGGTAGAAAAACTAGAAATTGTGGTGTGCACGTGAAAGGTCTTGCAGAAGGAGGAAATACTGATTTTTATGGAATAATCAAACATATCTTTGAGCTAGATTACTTTGGTTTGAAGCATAAGATTCCAGTTTTTTATTGTGAATGATTTGATCCAACAAGGAATACGGGCACAAAGGTTCACCCACAATATAAAACTGTGGATATTAAGATGGATAAACGTTATCGTCCTTATGATCCTTTCATCCTTGCGCAAAATGCAAGACAAGTGTATTATGTCCCATATCCAGAAATGTGTAGAGATATGCGTGGATGGTGTGCGGCAATCACCACAAAACCAAGGGGTCGCGTAGAGATTGACAACATAGAGGATGAAGTACCTTATCAATCTGATGGGATGTTACCGGCGCTACCCAATGTAGAAATTGAAGCAATATCTTGTTTGCGTGACATGTCACAATTAGATGTGTTTGAAGAGATTTTTGATTGCTCTACTAGTGAAGCAGATAGAGGGCATTGATGAAGATAAATTAAGTCGCTGTGCATTTATCTTTTCCCTGTAGAGAACTTTTTCTTTGTTTACCCCTCCTTTGTTAGCAGCATTCCTTTGTATTTGAAATGGCTCCATTTCTAATATCCAATAATTTGGCTATGTAGTGAATCACTATAGTTCTTCCCTGTGCTATCATGCAGTATAATACTTTCTAAAGGTCAAATACAATTTTCTACACCTTGCAATATCATTTTACATGTTTTTGCATTAGATCGTTGCATGCTTTATCATGAAGTTGTTGTTAATCTTTTAGTTATTATTACTTTAGGACCACAATAGAGTATGCATATCTTTCTCTTAACTTTTTTTATTGATTGATTAATATGAGTCCTGTTTTTATAAAGTTTGGAGATGTATGAGAATATCGTACAACAACAATGAATGAAATGATGTTTTCTTTGTCTCATTCAAGTTGGAGAAGAGGTGATGGAGTTATGAAATTTGTTAATGAAAGAAATAATGTTTTCGAGTTTTATTTATTGAAGAAATCATGTTTTCAAGCTTGGTTTAGTGAAGAAATAGAGTTTCGTAAATGGAAGAAGATGTTTGGATGTAGAAGATGAAGTTCGTCTAAGTTAGAAGTTCATCTAAGTTTTAGGTTTCACGGGAATCACTAATGGTAGTGTCTTGAGCGTTGATACTTACTAAATAGACGACAAATATTTGTTTAAGAATGGTGAAGAAACTCAATAAACAGGTTTATATTTCCCCATGACCCTGAGTGGcttttcaccacggttggaaGTTTCAACCACGGTGAAAAGTAGcttaaaaataaattaaaacaaaactGTAGATTCTAACCTATCACAACGGGTACTTTAAACAACTGTTGTTGTATGTTTCAACATATCATAATAGTTACTTTAAACAATCGTTGTTATATGtcttttaataaataaataaaaacaaaacttCAGGTGCTAGGATTCGAACTCATGATCAGGCGCCACTTTTCAGCACGGTTGGAAGTTCCAACCGTGGTGAAAACTGacataaaaataaatgaaaaacaaaattTTAGGTGCTAAGATTCGAAAGCATGATCATACGCCACTTTTCATCACGGTTGGTACCTATGACCGTTGTGAGTTTGTAGCATTAGCTGCTGCTGGTAAAGAAGCGgaatggctaaggaatttggtatatgagattccgatatggcctaaaccgatatcaccaatttctatctgttgtgatagtactgccatattggctaaagcttatagtcaaatatacaatggaaagtctagacatttGGGTGTTAGACATAGTATGATTAGGGAATTAATCATGAATGGGGTGATATCTATTGAGTTTGTTCGGTCGCAACAAAACTTAGCTGACCACTTGACGAAGGGGTTAGCTAGAGACTTAGTGAAGAAGTCGGTAATTGGGATGGGATTAAAGTCTATTTAAATCTATTAGCTATGGTATACCCAATTCCCTTCTAATACAACATTAGAAGCATAATTCAATGTGGAAAGATCATAGTTAGAGATTGGAGCAATTGTGTTTATCTTCCCAAGGTATGTGCTCAGACCTGCAAGTGATGGCTAGGTTGAATTATATCTTCTTAATGGTTCTTTTGGAAAATTGCAAATGCAGGTGCAAGATTAAAAGAATCACCTATGTGAGCATGAAGTTTTGCCGCTTCAAGAAGCTTGGACTTGGCTTCCTATATGCTTATTAATGGATAAGGACACATGGCTTGTAAAGTGTCAAGTATGAATAGTAGAGTATTGTAAGAAACATATGTGTACTATATCTTCAGACACTCAAATGGATTGACGGGTTCAATCGCTATGACACCCCGATTTTCGAGTATTTGGAATGTGTATTTGTACTAAGATGAAAATTTAATCGCAAGACATTTTCATTTATGCATTTGTTTG containing:
- the LOC127079865 gene encoding uncharacterized protein LOC127079865 encodes the protein MDRTWMYDRVYSNRHGLKEEYVRGVKDFVKRALKQPICKSEGGIRCPCINCKCLKIRTPTNVRLHLYRDGFQPDYWIWTQHGEVELNVNTRNDSNSSEHVHHDDQIEAMNQMVYDAFRPYGVFSHVNDNIEVEEYTEDEFPNEDAKRFYDKLISFNKPIYEGATQSILSISTQLLEIRSNWHVPQKGLDFVAQMLKSVCPVQKCLPENYYQATQLVSKLGLKVEKIDCCKNGCMLYYKDDSNLSECKFCNAPRFIPRKTGMGKYKDIPVKRMFYFPIIPRLQRLYASTESASEMRWHHMNKNSSNILRHPSDGKAWKHFDSVYPDFSREPRNVRLGLCSNGFTPYIQASASPYSSYGMLSGWGTQGKLACPHCMEHTDAFTLKSGHKNSWFDCHRRFLPSNHSFRRSKRSFLKNRVVTNEPPPISTGKDIWAVISNFPKVTEIGWEAKWKEFEGYGVDHNWKKRSIFWDLPYWKDNLLRHNLDVMHIEKNVFDNIFNTVMNVKDKTKDNEKAREYLAKLCFRGDLELQPLENGKNGKPKASYTLTKSEAKLVCKWLKELRMPDGYASNLSRCANVEKGTVHGMKSHDCHVFMECLLPIAFHSLPDLVWKPLTELSRFFKDLCCNTLRMDDLIKLDENIPIIICKLERIFPPGFFDSMEHLPIHLAKEAILGGPVQYRWMYPFERFMGVSKRAVTNKARVEGSICSDYIHRETNYFCSHYFNSFRLLPTINLSNKPHLDNDDILPTMSILQSGGRPSGKSRKYFLSDKEWKSSHVHVLINCDEVKPYLDIFLENHSLDIEDSSGRIHIEFPIWLKKYVNEETNGVTNQDIIALSRSPASMAISWNMYFINGYKFHTEEWSKGRKTRNCGVHVKGLAEGGNTDFYGIIKHIFELDYFGLKHKIPVFYCE